One window of the Oncorhynchus clarkii lewisi isolate Uvic-CL-2024 chromosome 19, UVic_Ocla_1.0, whole genome shotgun sequence genome contains the following:
- the LOC139375389 gene encoding YTH domain-containing family protein 2-like, protein MSASSLLEQRPKGQGNKVQNGAVTQKDTLNDDEFEPYLNPQARQSNAYTAMSDSYMPSYYSPSIGFSYSLNEAAWSTGGDPPMPYLTSYGQLSNGEHHFLPDPMFGQPGPLGSNPFLGQHSFNFFPSSMDFSAWGNNSSQGQSTQNSGYSSSYAYAPSSLGGAMIDGQSPFAQNEPLNKAPGMNSLDQGMAGLKIGGGAGDMGAPKVVGSGLPRGSLGHSQVSGGAPSMPLPPVSIAPAKPASWADIASKPAKPQPKLKTKGGIAGTNLPPPPIKHNMDIGTWDNKGTMPKASTPQQAPLPSNGQPPNQASPQPGTMAGGTPQLPLSNGQLVASSAQLGQHQFPPNGQQGMGGQLQLSQGPPPTTQPSQPTRWVPPRNRANGFGDAVGGAGQSPPNSGVGGLLVLSEPHPVLEKLRLVNNYNPKDFDWNLKQGRVFIIKSYSEDDIHRSIKYNIWCSTEHGNKRLDAAYRSLGAKGPLYLLFSVNGSGHFCGVAEMRSPVDYNTCAGVWSQDKWKGRFDVRWIFVKDVPNSQLRHIRLENNENKPVTNSRDTQEVPLDKARQVLKIIAGYKHTTSIFDDFSHYEKRQEEEDCVKKVEVQGSEPYPSNPNPSRSHYRLQERQGRVK, encoded by the exons TGCAAAACGGAGCTGTGACCCAAAAGGATACTTTGAATGATGATGAGTTTGAGCCTTACCTGAACCCTCAGGCCAGACAG AGCAATGCCTATACGGCCATGTCGGACTCCTACATGCCCAGTTACTACAGCCCATCCATAGGATTCTCTTACTCCCTGAACGAGGCAGCATGGTCCACCGGGGGAGATCCTCCCATGCCTTACCTGACCTCATATGGACAGCTGAGCAACGGGGAGCACCACTTCCTGCCTGACCCCATGTTCGGCCAGCCAGGCCCGCTGGGCAGCAACCCCTTCTTGGGCCAGCACAGTTTCAACTTCTTTCCCAGCAGTATGGACTTCTCTGCCTGGGGCAACAACAGCTCTCAGGGACAGTCTACGCAGAACTCTGGCTACAGCAGTAGCTATGCCTACGCACCCAGCTCGCTAGGGGGTGCCATGATCGACGGACAGTCCCCCTTTGCCCAGAACGAGCCCCTCAACAAGGCACCTGGCATGAACAGCTTGGACCAGGGCATGGCTGGACTTAAGATTGGTGGCGGTGCAGGGGACATGGGAGCCCCAAAGGTGGTGGGCTCTGGCCTCCCCAGGGGATCCCTAGGCCACAGCCAGGTTTCTGGTGGAGCTCCCAGCATGCCACTGCCCCCCGTGTCCATCGCCCCCGCTAAGCCCGCCTCCTGGGCGGACATTGCCAGCAAGCCGGCCAAGCCGCAGCCCAAGCTGAAAACCAAGGGTGGCATAGCGGGGACCAACCTGCCCCCTCCGCCCATCAAACACAACATGGACATTGGCACTTGGGACAACAAGGGGACCATGCCTAAAGCGTCCACCCCCCAGCAGGCGCCTCTCCCCAGCAACGGGCAGCCGCCCAACCAGGCCTCACCTCAGCCCGGCACCATGGCCGGAGGGACCCCGCAACTGCCCCTCAGCAATGGACAGTTGGTGGCCTCTTCGGCCCAGCTGGGGCAGCACCAATTCCCCCCCAACGGGCAGCAGGGCATGGGGGGGCAGCTGCAGCTTTCCCAGGGCCCCCCGCCCACCACCCAGCCATCTCAGCCCACCCGCTGGGTCCCTCCACGGAACCGTGCCAACGGCTTTGGGGATGCCGTGGGTGGGGCGGGGCAGTCACCCCCCAACTCGGGCGTGGGTGGGTTGCTGGTGCTCTCGGAGCCCCACCCGGTGCTGGAGAAGCTGCGCCTGGTCAACAACTACAACCCCAAAGACTTTGACTGGAATCTCAAGCAGGGCCGTGTGTTCATCATCAAGAGCTACTCCGAGGACGACATCCACCGCTCCATCAAGTACAACATCTGGTGCAGCACGGAGCACGGCAACAAGCGGCTGGACGCCGCCTACCGCTCTCTGGGTGCCAAGGGCCCCCTCTACCTGCTCTTCAGCGTCAACGGCAGTGGCCACTTTTGCGGCGTGGCGGAGATGCGCTCGCCCGTGGACTACAATACCTGCGCCGGCGTGTGGTCGCAGGACAAGTGGAAGGGGCGTTTTGACGTGCGCTGGATCTTCGTTAAGGACGTTCCTAACAGCCAGCTGCGGCACATCCGCCTGGAGAACAACGAGAATAAGCCAGTGACCAACTCGCGGGACACACAGGAGGTGCCTCTGGACAAGGCACGGCAGGTGCTGAAGATCATCGCCGGCTACAAGCACACCACCTCCATCTTTGACGACTTCTCCCACTACGAGAAGCGCCAAGAGGAGGAGGACTGTGTGAAAAAG GTGGAGGTCCAGGGTAGCGAGCCGTACCCCAGTAACCCCAACCCCAGCAGGAGTCATTACAGACTTCAG GAACGCCAAGGACGTGTCAAGTAA